One Candidatus Limnocylindria bacterium genomic region harbors:
- the purL gene encoding phosphoribosylformylglycinamidine synthase subunit PurL codes for MDILSEVGLTAFEGARVRELVGREPNPLEWAMFGAMWSEHCAYKHSKKLLRTLPTKGARVALGPGENAGAVDLGDGLLCAFKVESHNHPSAVEPYQGAATGVGGILRDVFAMGARPVAVLNALFFGPPSAPRARRLLSGVVGGISYYGNCVGIPDVGGHVSFESCYLENPLVNAMCVGLVRRDRLSRANTARPGSAVYLVGSDTGRDGISGASLLASFELGAQDDAKRPSVQVGNPFLEKLLMEATLELVETDAVEAVQDLGAAGLTCASSEVAARSGVGMRIDVDAVPRRAKQMTPYEVMLSESQERMLVIARPGREGDVERVFRQWELHGVRIGEVTKEQVLTILSDGETVATLPPALLADEAPEYDIKEWAKAPGGGDVASVGAGLSPRGAPFLNDETLGERAGGPTLVDMPGPSLDLAAAGRAQPTHKIGLELLELLASPAVASRSVIYRTYDQMVGTDTVLGPGADAALLRIKGRADGIAIAIDAQPRVAALDPFVGAASAVAEALRNVVCVGATPLAITDCLNLGNPERPEGAWQLERTIAGISAACDALGVPVVSGNVSLYNATRGADIWPTAVIGAVGHIDDVTRHVPVTSGRRGDVVMLAGSANVSVGASAYGAQVGLHEGPVAIDLALEARLQRFVLAAHRAGTIRAAHDRSDGGLAVALAELALRDRIGMKVVLPAVRGIDKRVALFGEGPSGVVLVLGPSLESQVRALAAQHDVPVWTLGTIGGDLLEIAPVLGLPIAALIDAHGNGLARALGREV; via the coding sequence TTGGACATCCTTTCCGAGGTCGGCCTTACTGCCTTCGAGGGCGCCCGCGTGCGCGAGCTAGTGGGCCGCGAGCCGAACCCTCTCGAGTGGGCGATGTTCGGCGCCATGTGGAGCGAGCACTGCGCGTACAAACATTCGAAGAAGCTGCTGCGCACATTACCGACGAAGGGTGCGCGCGTCGCGCTCGGCCCGGGAGAGAACGCCGGCGCCGTTGATCTCGGTGACGGGCTGCTCTGCGCGTTCAAGGTGGAGAGTCACAACCATCCCTCGGCCGTCGAGCCGTATCAAGGCGCGGCCACCGGCGTCGGCGGGATCCTGCGCGACGTCTTCGCGATGGGCGCGCGCCCCGTCGCGGTCCTGAACGCGCTGTTCTTCGGGCCGCCGAGCGCGCCGCGCGCGCGCCGCCTGCTGTCCGGCGTCGTTGGTGGCATCTCCTATTACGGGAACTGCGTCGGCATCCCGGACGTGGGCGGTCACGTCTCGTTCGAGAGCTGCTATCTCGAGAACCCGCTCGTGAACGCGATGTGCGTCGGTCTCGTTCGCCGTGACCGTCTCTCGCGCGCCAACACGGCACGGCCCGGAAGCGCGGTCTATCTCGTCGGTTCGGACACCGGCCGCGATGGGATCTCCGGCGCCTCCCTGCTGGCGAGCTTCGAGCTTGGCGCGCAGGACGATGCGAAACGGCCATCGGTGCAGGTAGGAAATCCATTCCTCGAGAAGCTGCTGATGGAAGCGACCCTCGAGCTGGTGGAGACCGATGCGGTCGAGGCCGTGCAGGACCTGGGCGCCGCCGGGCTGACCTGCGCCTCGAGCGAGGTGGCGGCCCGAAGTGGGGTCGGCATGCGCATCGATGTGGACGCGGTGCCGCGTCGAGCGAAACAGATGACGCCCTATGAAGTGATGCTGAGCGAGTCGCAGGAGCGGATGCTGGTGATCGCTCGACCGGGACGCGAAGGCGACGTCGAGCGCGTCTTCCGCCAATGGGAGCTGCACGGCGTGCGAATCGGAGAAGTCACCAAAGAACAGGTGCTGACCATCCTGAGCGACGGCGAAACGGTCGCGACGCTCCCGCCGGCGTTGCTGGCAGACGAAGCCCCCGAGTACGACATAAAGGAGTGGGCGAAGGCGCCCGGCGGCGGCGACGTTGCCTCGGTCGGGGCCGGCCTCTCTCCTCGCGGCGCCCCCTTCCTAAACGACGAGACGCTCGGCGAACGCGCGGGGGGCCCCACGCTCGTCGATATGCCTGGCCCCTCCCTCGACCTCGCCGCCGCCGGGCGCGCCCAGCCCACGCACAAGATCGGACTCGAATTGCTTGAGTTGCTTGCATCGCCGGCGGTCGCGTCCCGCTCCGTGATCTATCGCACCTACGACCAGATGGTTGGCACCGATACGGTCCTTGGTCCCGGCGCCGACGCCGCTTTGCTTCGCATTAAAGGACGCGCAGACGGCATCGCGATTGCCATCGATGCGCAGCCTCGGGTCGCCGCGCTGGACCCCTTCGTTGGAGCAGCGTCGGCAGTCGCCGAAGCGCTTCGCAACGTTGTTTGCGTTGGCGCCACTCCTCTCGCCATCACGGACTGCCTCAACTTGGGTAATCCAGAACGTCCTGAGGGCGCATGGCAGCTCGAGCGCACCATCGCGGGCATCTCCGCCGCTTGCGACGCGCTGGGCGTGCCGGTCGTCTCCGGCAACGTCTCGCTGTACAACGCGACGCGCGGCGCGGACATCTGGCCGACCGCGGTGATCGGCGCGGTGGGTCACATCGACGACGTGACGCGTCACGTCCCGGTGACATCGGGTCGCCGCGGCGACGTCGTGATGCTCGCCGGCAGCGCGAACGTCTCCGTCGGCGCTTCTGCGTACGGCGCACAGGTCGGCCTCCACGAGGGCCCCGTCGCGATCGACCTCGCGCTCGAAGCCCGCTTGCAGCGTTTCGTGCTCGCCGCCCACCGCGCCGGCACGATCCGCGCTGCGCATGATCGTTCCGACGGCGGCCTGGCCGTCGCGCTGGCCGAGCTCGCGCTGCGCGATCGGATCGGCATGAAGGTCGTCCTCCCCGCGGTCCGCGGGATCGACAAGCGCGTCGCGCTCTTCGGTGAAGGTCCGTCGGGCGTGGTCCTCGTGCTCGGTCCATCGTTGGAGTCGCAGGTGCGCGCGCTCGCGGCCCAGCACGACGTCCCGGTGTGGACGCTCGGGACCATCGGTGGAGATCTGCTCGAGATCGCGCCGGTCCTGGGTCTGCCGATCGCCGCGCTGATCGATGCGCATGGGAACGGGCTCGCGCGAGCGCTGGGGAGGGAGGTCTAG